A genomic stretch from Candidatus Nitrotoga arctica includes:
- a CDS encoding IS630 family transposase: protein MEKEDARKQSREVLHERRKQVIRMHRKGVAVMEIVVQTGLSWTAVNTALRLYKAEGSGALKPGVRGKKPGSGRRLTISQELAIQQTICDRRPEQLKMDFALWSRPAVRQHIELAHSIKLSIRAVGNYLARWGFTPQKPIKKAYEQRPEAVQAWLDEQYPAIEARAKTEGAEIHWGDETALVNTDVRGRSYAPVGKTPVTFAVGGTRHKLSMIATVTNQGKTRWMIIDEAFNSDKLIEFLEALIKDTDRKVFLILDNLRVHHSKPVKAWAAENAQKIELFYLPSYSPELNPEERLNADLKHVITSKVPVRTKAKLRAAATDHMIMLEQNPERVRRYFRDPKVAYAAS from the coding sequence ATGGAAAAAGAAGATGCCCGCAAGCAGTCGCGAGAAGTACTGCATGAACGACGCAAGCAAGTCATACGTATGCACCGCAAAGGTGTGGCGGTGATGGAGATCGTGGTGCAAACGGGACTGAGCTGGACGGCAGTCAATACGGCGCTGCGGTTGTATAAGGCTGAAGGTTCGGGGGCACTCAAGCCCGGCGTTCGGGGTAAAAAACCTGGCAGTGGACGTCGCTTGACGATTAGCCAAGAGCTGGCGATTCAACAAACCATCTGCGACAGACGCCCCGAACAACTCAAGATGGATTTTGCGCTATGGAGCAGGCCCGCTGTGCGCCAGCACATTGAGCTGGCGCACAGTATCAAGCTGTCTATTCGGGCAGTAGGCAACTACTTGGCACGTTGGGGTTTTACACCACAAAAACCCATTAAAAAAGCATACGAGCAGCGGCCTGAAGCCGTCCAGGCTTGGCTTGATGAACAATATCCGGCCATTGAAGCCAGAGCAAAAACAGAAGGTGCGGAAATTCACTGGGGCGACGAGACGGCGCTAGTCAACACGGATGTCAGAGGCAGGAGCTATGCGCCGGTGGGCAAGACACCTGTGACGTTCGCAGTAGGCGGCACGCGCCACAAGCTATCGATGATTGCGACGGTAACCAATCAGGGTAAAACGCGCTGGATGATTATTGATGAGGCATTTAACTCCGACAAGCTCATTGAATTTCTGGAGGCGCTCATCAAGGATACAGACCGCAAGGTGTTTCTGATACTGGACAACTTGAGAGTTCATCACAGCAAACCTGTAAAGGCTTGGGCTGCCGAGAACGCACAGAAAATCGAGTTGTTCTACTTGCCCAGCTACAGCCCTGAACTCAACCCCGAAGAAAGACTGAATGCGGATCTCAAGCACGTCATCACTTCAAAGGTGCCAGTGCGCACCAAGGCAAAACTCAGAGCTGCTGCGACTGATCACATGATCATGCTTGAGCAAAACCCCGAACGCGTGCGCCGTTATTTCCGCGACCCAAAAGTCGCCTACGCGGCTTCATGA
- a CDS encoding WD40 repeat domain-containing protein — MNILTHLSRLMLIGLFLCGHSFTALAQSASSKSTIEVKHPQLALQTTHNGDVNFAAPAPNGYAIATAGEDWNVKIWDALTGRVKQTLIGHTAPVISVLFSPGGNQLASLDIGGIANVWDTTSGAIIFSLIDPERFPASAIAYSNSGDLIAVAVGNGREFPGLIRVWDAEKRAVRFTIDEGSEGINFIIFSAEDKFLFSGGKDRMVKVWNAHTGERVAQWEAHSDEVSSIALSKSGDLLATSSPDGTVKVWTASTGVLQRSIGGEAGMKNNVSFSKDSRNLAVGNSEVRIYDLANGALKATMEKKTLSSTGIFYTPSGNMIGNIGVETGDGVPSTEVFLWNPDSGKFLQKLDGYRLGIVSVLALPTRDVFVSANVDREVAFWSLTNGKKVRTIKMPEEIKSLARSHNSKSLAISGGDFGKTGSISILNVATGKIIRSLNGHLAPVRETVFSSDDSRLISCSEDGSIKIWNVKQWTEEKTIKLGTSPVLSVVLSSDSQILFAGSLDGTVKVINMDSGEVVNTLRGQTSGVYTVAISPNGKILASAGSNTSKVNIWDISKVAKLKLAIKDSLFSPTSIRFLGDDNIAVSNANGRVLLVNVESGLVQKLTDHDLNASSVVMDGRYVLTASHDRTIQLVNITNSRTLVTFYDPPHAGVNAGSSLKSNEFLSIDSAGFYTASRETEKHSVVKIDGELSSIKELHSSNFRPARIAKELSKR; from the coding sequence TTGAATATTTTGACTCACCTAAGTCGACTAATGCTAATTGGGTTGTTTCTTTGTGGTCATTCATTTACTGCGCTTGCACAGTCTGCATCTTCGAAATCCACTATCGAAGTCAAACATCCACAATTAGCGCTACAGACAACGCACAATGGCGATGTCAACTTCGCTGCCCCAGCTCCTAATGGATACGCTATCGCCACCGCTGGAGAGGATTGGAACGTAAAGATATGGGACGCCCTAACTGGTCGCGTAAAGCAAACACTGATTGGGCATACCGCACCTGTAATAAGTGTGTTGTTTTCACCGGGCGGCAATCAGCTCGCTAGCCTCGACATTGGCGGCATCGCAAACGTGTGGGACACAACGAGCGGAGCCATTATCTTTTCGCTCATCGACCCAGAACGATTTCCGGCGTCGGCAATTGCATACTCAAATAGCGGTGATCTAATTGCAGTAGCAGTCGGAAATGGTAGAGAGTTTCCTGGGCTTATCAGAGTATGGGATGCAGAGAAGCGCGCAGTGAGGTTTACGATAGATGAAGGTAGTGAAGGAATCAATTTTATTATCTTTTCTGCCGAGGATAAATTTCTCTTTTCGGGAGGAAAGGACAGGATGGTCAAAGTATGGAATGCACACACTGGGGAGAGGGTTGCGCAGTGGGAAGCGCATTCTGATGAAGTATCATCTATTGCGCTTTCAAAAAGTGGCGATCTACTTGCTACGAGTAGCCCTGATGGCACTGTAAAAGTCTGGACGGCAAGTACTGGTGTGCTTCAACGATCTATTGGTGGAGAAGCTGGCATGAAGAACAATGTCAGCTTTTCGAAGGATAGTCGTAATCTGGCCGTCGGAAATTCTGAAGTGCGAATTTATGATTTGGCGAATGGCGCACTGAAAGCCACCATGGAGAAAAAAACGCTATCTTCAACAGGCATTTTCTACACACCATCAGGCAATATGATTGGCAATATTGGAGTTGAAACTGGCGATGGTGTACCAAGTACAGAAGTTTTTCTATGGAATCCTGATTCCGGCAAGTTCTTGCAAAAATTGGATGGCTACCGTTTAGGTATTGTCTCCGTCCTTGCTTTACCCACTAGAGATGTATTCGTTAGCGCGAATGTTGACCGAGAAGTTGCGTTTTGGAGCCTAACTAACGGCAAGAAGGTGCGGACAATAAAAATGCCAGAAGAGATCAAGTCGCTTGCACGTTCACACAATAGCAAGAGTCTTGCGATAAGCGGCGGTGATTTTGGAAAGACGGGATCAATATCTATCCTAAACGTAGCGACCGGTAAGATAATAAGATCACTTAACGGGCACTTGGCACCTGTCCGGGAAACAGTATTTTCGTCAGATGACAGCCGGCTAATCAGTTGTAGCGAAGACGGCTCAATCAAAATATGGAACGTCAAGCAGTGGACGGAGGAAAAAACAATTAAACTTGGCACGTCGCCCGTGCTCTCGGTTGTACTATCCAGTGATTCTCAAATTCTGTTTGCGGGCAGCCTAGATGGGACAGTCAAAGTCATAAATATGGATTCTGGGGAAGTGGTCAATACACTGAGAGGCCAGACCTCCGGTGTCTATACCGTTGCCATATCCCCAAACGGAAAGATTTTAGCCTCTGCTGGTTCTAATACAAGTAAAGTAAATATTTGGGATATTAGTAAGGTCGCTAAACTTAAGTTGGCTATCAAGGATAGTTTGTTTAGCCCAACTTCAATACGGTTTCTTGGTGACGATAACATAGCAGTGAGTAACGCAAATGGGAGAGTGTTACTCGTAAATGTTGAGAGTGGGCTCGTGCAAAAGCTTACAGATCATGATCTGAATGCCTCATCCGTTGTGATGGACGGCAGATACGTTCTTACAGCTAGTCATGATCGCACTATTCAGCTAGTAAACATAACGAATAGTCGCACACTTGTTACTTTCTACGACCCGCCGCATGCTGGTGTAAATGCTGGTTCATCATTGAAAAGTAACGAATTTCTATCTATTGACTCAGCCGGCTTCTATACCGCATCGCGTGAGACAGAAAAACATTCAGTAGTCAAAATTGACGGGGAGCTATCCTCTATCAAAGAATTGCATTCGAGTAACTTTCGGCCTGCGCGAATAGCTAAGGAGTTGTCAAAACGTTAA
- a CDS encoding M6 family metalloprotease domain-containing protein, producing the protein MDKNNGRKNAACCASWSAVWSDFCAVAPSPELREKLKAELATARGKAGGVLGAVMGLSRGPRQLGFDDGVIIPPDQYPLGTPMRSIRSAAAERAPLRGTLRVIVVLVQFSDHAFGSTAAYFNDLFFSTSVMPHGSVKEYYRDISGGLVDIAGEVVGPFTLPQTLAWYANGNFGIGRPSGTPRANIMAQDAATAANPSVNFGLYDNDGNGFVDAFIIVHAGSGGEQTGNSSDIWSHKWTLPSAMAVDGKQIFAYLTIPQDAKLGVCAHELGHLLFGFPDLYDTDDTSEGIGDWCLMAGGSWNGGGDIPSHPSAWCKANQGWVSVNNVTGSSTLSIPDVKTARSVYRLWKSGGGGNEYFLLENRQRVGFDAGLPGEGLLIWHIDEAQPGNTDENHYKVSLVQADNKRDMELAHNRGDAGDPYPGASANGNFSGGSAPNSNSYANQVTCISVTQISASGPTMTAKIAVTCKAVSKDLKDVRKEIKDSKELSKDLKDTRKDMKEMLKERKDAAKEGKELRKDGKEIVKEAVKDRKDVSEGKGGKDVFERPGGLGDLGNRGMSMPGDPGAGVEFYGENELLQQHLAMLEARLLTLEMGQAGGTAQPFIGAELRPDLVGQAQANPAVAELQLRMADGDRDAKVAFDNLP; encoded by the coding sequence ATGGATAAAAACAACGGTCGTAAGAACGCTGCATGTTGCGCGTCATGGTCTGCCGTGTGGTCGGACTTCTGCGCCGTCGCGCCCAGCCCCGAACTGCGTGAAAAGCTTAAGGCCGAACTGGCGACGGCGCGCGGCAAAGCGGGGGGCGTCCTTGGCGCGGTCATGGGATTAAGCCGCGGCCCGCGGCAATTGGGATTCGACGATGGGGTCATCATTCCGCCCGATCAGTACCCGCTCGGTACGCCCATGAGGTCGATCCGCTCGGCGGCGGCGGAGCGCGCGCCGTTACGTGGCACGTTGCGTGTGATTGTAGTGTTGGTCCAGTTCTCCGATCATGCCTTTGGAAGCACCGCAGCGTATTTCAATGACTTGTTCTTCTCCACCAGCGTGATGCCACATGGATCGGTCAAGGAGTATTACCGTGATATCAGTGGGGGTCTGGTCGATATCGCCGGCGAGGTAGTCGGTCCGTTCACTTTACCGCAAACCCTGGCTTGGTACGCGAATGGCAACTTCGGCATTGGCCGCCCCAGCGGCACGCCACGCGCCAATATCATGGCGCAAGACGCGGCCACTGCAGCCAACCCTAGCGTCAATTTTGGCCTCTATGACAACGATGGCAATGGCTTCGTTGATGCCTTCATTATCGTGCATGCCGGCTCCGGTGGCGAACAAACTGGCAATTCCAGTGACATCTGGTCGCACAAATGGACTCTGCCGTCAGCAATGGCCGTGGATGGCAAGCAAATATTCGCTTATCTGACGATCCCGCAGGATGCCAAGCTGGGCGTTTGCGCACACGAATTGGGTCACTTGTTGTTCGGTTTTCCTGACCTCTATGATACCGACGACACATCTGAGGGCATTGGCGACTGGTGCCTGATGGCCGGTGGTTCGTGGAACGGTGGCGGCGATATTCCCTCCCATCCGAGCGCCTGGTGCAAGGCCAATCAGGGCTGGGTTTCGGTCAACAACGTCACCGGTAGCAGTACCTTGTCGATCCCGGATGTCAAGACCGCTCGCAGCGTGTACCGCCTGTGGAAGAGCGGTGGCGGTGGCAATGAGTATTTCCTGTTGGAGAATCGGCAGCGCGTCGGCTTTGACGCCGGGCTGCCGGGCGAGGGCCTGCTGATCTGGCACATTGACGAGGCCCAGCCTGGCAATACCGACGAGAACCACTACAAGGTGAGTCTCGTGCAAGCTGACAACAAGCGCGATATGGAACTGGCCCATAACCGCGGCGACGCTGGTGACCCCTACCCGGGCGCCAGCGCAAATGGCAACTTTAGTGGTGGAAGCGCCCCCAACTCTAACTCGTACGCCAACCAGGTAACCTGTATCTCGGTGACACAAATTTCTGCGTCAGGCCCGACCATGACGGCCAAGATCGCAGTGACCTGCAAAGCGGTGTCGAAGGATTTGAAGGACGTCCGCAAGGAAATCAAGGACAGCAAGGAACTGAGCAAGGACCTGAAGGATACCCGCAAAGATATGAAGGAAATGCTCAAGGAGCGGAAGGACGCCGCCAAAGAAGGCAAGGAGCTGCGAAAGGATGGCAAGGAAATCGTCAAGGAAGCAGTCAAGGACCGTAAGGACGTTTCGGAGGGCAAGGGCGGCAAGGACGTATTCGAGCGCCCAGGCGGTCTAGGTGACTTGGGAAATAGGGGTATGAGTATGCCGGGCGATCCCGGCGCCGGGGTCGAGTTTTACGGTGAAAACGAGTTGCTGCAACAGCATCTGGCCATGCTGGAAGCGCGCCTCCTCACACTGGAAATGGGCCAGGCAGGCGGAACGGCGCAACCTTTCATTGGTGCGGAACTGCGACCCGATTTGGTCGGGCAGGCGCAGGCTAACCCGGCGGTAGCTGAACTGCAGCTACGAATGGCCGATGGGGATCGCGACGCCAAAGTCGCATTTGACAACCTGCCATAA